The genomic stretch GTCCAAGGACCAAGAAGCCATAATGttttgattattatgatgtatAATTCCAAGTATATCTTTATCATGTATTTTCATTTGATTTAATAATTTGGATGTATTATAAtcaaaacaatataaattataatcttCTGCTATACAATacacatatttaaaatttggAGAGATACATgcatataagaaatatggCGAATCATAATCTTTGTCTTTGTCTTTGTCAATAGTATTTGTATAcgttttaataatttttcctttcatattcataatatagcAATAGGGTGATTTAGAACATACTAATATATGATCttctaaatttttatttattagaataatattattaagagATGGGAATATTAGATTTTcacttttattaaaatatacataaaatgaaGTTATACATTCTAATGttttttgattatatataaatattttgccTTGATCTGTTGCACATATAATTTTAGAATTATCTAGTGTATAAATAGCTGAGTGTACAACAGAATCTTCATGTTTTCGAAATTCttttaaacattttaatGATTTTAATCCGAATATTTTTACAGATTTATCATATGATGATGTTAATATTTGTGTTTGATCATTATTAAATTGAATAGATATTAAAGAATCATTATGagcatttataatttttaagcAAATCCCAGTTTTAATTCTCCATATTTTAATTAGACCTTTCGAATCACCACTTAATAAAATTTCATCATCTTTACTTATACATAAAGTTACAATAGGATTATCATGTatcattaaattattttgtttttgatATTCTAAATCTAAATTTAATTCTCCAGTGATCCAATTCCAAATTTCAATAAATCCATCAGAAGAGCCTGTAATTagataatcattattatatgatgataTACAACATTCTACATTAGATTCTTTTCCAaattttatactttttaatattttctctGGATATACATCTAtagtatttattatatctttttctatatttcgAAATATATCAAAGTAtccatcttttttattttttattatattatgatgaGCTTGCCATTTTAAAGCCATTCCTATTAAGGCTAATAATCTGGATGGAGCACAAGTAGTAATTTCATTAGTTATCATATTACATAAatgatttcttttttcatctttCGTTAATccatcatataaaatatttttatttatatgtttactATTCATTATctctattaatttattatatttatcattatattttttttccattcttttaaatattatacattcaTCCATTATCTTTTCTGCTAGttccttttcattatattctaCTAATTCACAAATTAACTGTTCATAAAAACACATTAATGTTTCATCTGATAAATCAATCGTAGTAATATTAAACAAAACATTCTTCCAATCCCCTTTATTTATGTCTCTAATTAATTTATCCACATTACTTATGGCATTCAATTTTATGTTACTTTCTTCTTGTAAAACATAAAAACTTCTTATAAGGTTATTTTCTTTCaaatattgtaatattaaTCTTATCACATCAGGGGCTGATATATTCAGAGCATCTCTATCACccataataaagaaaataaaataaaaaaaaaaataaaaaaaataaaaatatatatatatatatataaatatatacatatatttatggatattattaaaagtatatatttattctaaTGAAttcctttaattttttttttttttttcccccattataaattatatatttcaatatatatataatatataaatatatttgccTTGATTCATTCaacaatcaaaaaaaaaatatacaaatttatattgttttttttttctttttttttaatttatggaaataaaacatataaggGTTGTTGTATAGATATAtcctaaaatatatatataatatatatatatatatatatatatatatataatgttactatgtttattatatatttaaaatgtatacttataaatatatatattatatatacataaatacatacatatttttaataatattaattttaacgaaatattattataaagtataacttcttcattttttttttttaatctcctcttttttaaaaaaaaaaaaaatatatatatatatatatatatatatataaaataacatatatgtaatatatataatatagtatatatgttatatgtgcccaataaaaaataatatacattttatatatatatattatatattatatatatatattttatatatgtgttcaTCAAAAGTAgggtataatatatatttttattctcaaatattttttgttccctatttaaataaaataatattcaaactgataatatatataataaaataattatgtatgCTATGTccttttcaatatattttaaaaaaaatgacttTACTTATTCTTATAAGTATAGTGAATGGCGTGTTTATGAAATGAAGAAATAGGTGATAAAGTATAAATATACgagtattttatatatatatatatatatatatatatatataattttttttttttttttttttttttttaatttaaaattgtaaaaattttttttgttacaataatatatatacatatatattatatatatattatatatatattatatatatattatatatatatatgtttttttttatttatttctttttatgtataaCAACTCgtgtgtgtattttttttttcatatataacaatGCTAAAACCTAATTTCAGTAGTTTTATGACGAGATGTTCCATGTTATCATGGAATACAGTTGAGAAGAAAAAGTTTGCTAGCGATAATTTAAGGTCTTTATCCTTACGAATAAAATCTGTTAAAtcaattcaaaaaataaccAAAGCTATGAAGATGGTTGCTGCATCAAAATTTAAAGGAGATCAAAGAAGACTAGAAAAGTGCAGTAATTTTTCTACCCCTTTAGTTGATGTGTTTAAtagattaaataaattagatatacataaaaagaaCGAAGAACTAGCTATTATAGCAATTTCTTCAGATAAAGGATTATGTGGTAGTGTAAATTCATCAGTATCAAgattatgtaaaaaattattagaaaatGAACAAGTTAATAATGAACTTGTTGATAATATAACaccaaataaaatatatctttatggTATAGGGGAAAAAATAAGATCAGCATTAAGTAGATTACATAAAGATAAATTTCAAGtcatatataatgaatataataaaatacctATCAATTTTTTAACTTGTTCATATATTGCAGAACGTATCatgaataataatcattccaatataataatcatatataatcattttaaaTCAGCTATATCATTTGATACACAAATCTTAAGTGTATTTTCACAAAAAcaattaaacaaaataaataaaaaagaattaactCATTTTGAATTCGAACCAGAAATGGATTACAtatttaaagatatatacCAATTCTATTTTACctccatattatataattctatCATTCAAAATTTGGCCTCCGAGCAGGTAAAATCAAGGAATCAgcataatatacaaaaaaaaaatacatacaaaaaaaaaaaaaaaaaaaaaaaaaagacaaaatattcctataaatatatcaacatataaatttgttacaataatatacttacatattaatatttccttatacatatttttttttttttttaaagtcgGCTAGGATGACCGCTATGGATAATGCTTCTTCAAGCGCTACGGATATGCTTAATGCTTTATCCTTGAGATATAACAGAGCAAGACAGgtaaattgaaaaaaaataaaaataataaaaatacatacatacatatatatatacatatatatatatatatatatatatatatatatataatatttcaacgTGTACTTAttctatcatttttatatcctcttatcctttttatttccCTTTTAGTCTAAGATTACTTTAGAACTTATCGAAATTATATCAGGGGCTAATGCTTTATAGAACATttcacacaaaaaaaaaaaaatatatatatattatatatatatatatatatatatatatatatatatatttttttttttttttccatacaAAAAGGCGAAATATATTCctgtataaatattacataatttttttaagtattaattttatagatCTATCAAAAAGTAATTcgttatcatatattttatattgaatatttttttttttttttttatctacttttttatattattaaatgctacaatatatatatatattgtgaatattttattattttcatttcgttttttttagcatttgatatatatatatatatatatatatatttatttatttatttatatttatattatgcataatatttgtataataattaaaatgtaataatccttatttaaaaaggtggtattaaaaaaaataaaaagaaagtataatatttgtttgtatataataatataaataattctttattatccATAAGTTTGTAAATAATATCCATCCAATCAAAATCAATCTTAtctttatctatatatacattttacaaaaatgtaatttcttaatatataataaaaaatatcctTCTAATCTaacttttatattaaaaaaaaaatatatatatataatatatatatgtattattttttatacgtaatatattatatatatatatattttatatactaaATATGTaagcaaaaaatataataattaaataaataaataaaatatttataaatatacataatatatatataacatatttttatatacattatatatttttttaccttttttaaaaaagataaacgtgtaaaaatatttaaaaaaaaatagtgtGAATATACAATACTTTgacattcttattattttatatatgctttaattttaattaaatctTCACAAgctaatataaacaaaagaaaattcatattttatatgaaataaaaaaaaaatatattttttttttgtacatattgtaaaataataaattttttattttattttattttattttatttttttattaagagAACttgttaaaaatatgtattttttatatataaatatattgggtatattataaatattatatatatataatgtataaaaaaaagaaaataatgtttattttataatatttagaattaataaataatattattatatattaatatatatataatatatatattaatatttataatgttaaGAGTATAGAATTAAAAAGTCTATTCTAAACTCACAggtttcctttttatatattataaatttaaataaataaataaataaatatatatatatatatatatatatatacattgtatatatttatatatatttttttttttttatatattttttgtttttttcgtttttgtAATATCCTCACATTATGAtggattaatattatatatatatatatatgtatattattgtatatatattttatattatgataattttagTATGATCGTAAtagtttttttaaaaagtgaAGAAAGTAAAAGGTAGTCATTTTTATagagtattttttttatttttttacccccaatataaatgtaatattatatatatatatatttatttacttatatatttaatatgacTAAAACCTTTTTCTTTGGGTTTAGATTTTAGAATCTTGTAGTCCCCACTTTTGTATATTGTGACATacttgaaaatattatacctTTTTATGAGCTTTTgaaattttttgtttcttttttttttttttttttttttttttttttctatattgaGAAATAATTTTTAGTAGTAAAAAAGAGAAGGATATCTCAATAGTTTTTGCTTGTAAGGtatattttgaattatatataaacatacacatataatataaatattttggtataatataaacattttggtataatataaacattttggtatattatatatatatatatatatatatatgtttattttatatttttgtgatTTGAAATATGAATacaaaattatgaacaaGTAAAAAGGagaagaagaatataaaaagaaaataaaagaattaataagATTAGACAAAATGGCATGTATAAGCGCTATCTTTATAATTGATTTAAAAGGAAAAGTAATAATTAATAGAAATTATCGAGGAGAAGTAAATGTAAATTTAACAGAGGTGTTTTATAATTGTGTTATTGATCAAGAAGACAATTTAATAAAACCAATATTTCATGTTAATGGTTTAACATATTGTTGGGTAgctcataataatatatactttttagcAGTAACACGTAAGAATAGTAATGCTACATTAATTATagcatttttatataagctCATACAAGTATTAAAAGATTATTTTAAGGTATTAGAAGAAGAAAGTATTAAAGATAATTTTGTAATCACATATGAATTATTAGATGAAATGATTGATAATGGTTTCCCTCAATTAAGTGAAGTAAAAATTTTaagagaatatataaaaaataaagctCATCAACTAACagttaataattttaaaataccTTCAGCTTTAACAAATTCTGTATCATGGAGAAGTGAaggtattaaatataaaaaaaatgaaattttcTTAGATGTTGTTGAAAgcttaaatattattatatcttctAATGGAACAGTATTAAGAAGTGAAATTTTAGGATGCCTTAAAATGAAATCCTATTTATCAGGTATGCCTGAATTAAAATTAGGATTAAATGATAAActactttttaataaaaatcttAATAATTATCCAAAttcatcaaataataatcttaataataaaacaaaactaGTCGAATTAGAAGATATTAAATTTCATCAGTGTGTTAGATTATCAAAATTTGAAAATGATAGAACTATTTCATTTATACCACCTGAtggtatttttaatttaatgaCGTATCGTCTAAGTACTCATGTCAAACCATTATTCTGGCTAGATATTAATATCACAAAGAAATCCCTCACAAAAATCGAATATAATGTAAAAGCAAAATcacaatttaaaaataaaagcatAGCAAATAATGTAGAATTTCATCTACCCGTACCTGCTGATGTTGATTCACCACATTTTCAAACATATATAGGAACAGTCAAATATTATCCTGATAAAGACATACTAATATGGAAAATTAAACAATTCCAAGGAcaaaaggaatatattatgaatgcACAATTCGGTTTACCTTCCATTGTCTCAAACGAAAATAAAGATCTTTATTATAAGAGACCAGTAAATGTGAAATTTGAAATCCCTTATTTCACTGTCTCAGGTATTACAGTAaggtatttaaaaattatagaaaaaagTGGTTATCAAGCCTTGCCCTGGGTCAGGTATATAACGCAAAATGGCGACTATCAGGTCAGAATGTCCtagtaaaataaataatataaataaaatgaaatgaaacaTATTAATTGATGGAAAATTCAAATGTAGCAATATTTCTGCAATTACATAATACCacgtgaaaaaaaaaaataaaataaaataaaataaaataaaagacggaaagagagaaaaaaaaaaaaaaaaaaaaaaaaaaaatatgatagcTAGCCAAAATTAAagacatacataaatatatatttatagaacTATATTGcacacataatatatatatatatatatatatatatatgtgcgtGCACGTTACCTTgctgttttattttttcttgtttatatttattaatatagtTTTTAAGAATATGTCAATTTTTGTgaaccaaaaaaaattaaagcaAAAGTTttcaattataaatatatatatatatatatatatatatatgtgtatgtatatttatgtaagTAGTATATATGGGTTCCATTTGCCAAAAGGGAAACATTTGATTATTGTTCCAAGCAAAAGATttaacttttatatatttctatgcAGGACTTATAttcaatttatatatatatatatatttatttatttatttatttatttattcatttacatGATTGTTTAGATGTAgtgtaaaatattttgaaataaatcaaaaaaaccttttttttttttttttacctttaAGTTTTaaagtttatataaaatgtacaattaaaaaaaaaaaaaaaaaaaaaaagaaaagagaaAGATGGAAAGAAAGAAAgcaaatattttattgaaaaataatttttataaaaaaaaataaatatgatatatataaatatttttatttatatattttctaaaaaaaaaagaaaaaaagaaaaaataggGGATCCAC from Plasmodium falciparum 3D7 genome assembly, chromosome: 13 encodes the following:
- a CDS encoding alternative splicing regulator, putative, which produces MGDRDALNISAPDVIRLILQYLKENNLIRSFYVLQEESNIKLNAISNVDKLIRDINKGDWKNVLFNITTIDLSDETLMCFYEQLICELVEYNEKELAEKIMDECIIFKRMEKKYNDKYNKLIEIMNSKHINKNILYDGLTKDEKRNHLCNMITNEITTCAPSRLLALIGMALKWQAHHNIIKNKKDGYFDIFRNIEKDIINTIDVYPEKILKSIKFGKESNVECCISSYNNDYLITGSSDGFIEIWNWITGELNLDLEYQKQNNLMIHDNPIVTLCISKDDEILLSGDSKGLIKIWRIKTGICLKIINAHNDSLISIQFNNDQTQILTSSYDKSVKIFGLKSLKCLKEFRKHEDSVVHSAIYTLDNSKIICATDQGKIFIYNQKTLECITSFYVYFNKSENLIFPSLNNIILINKNLEDHILVCSKSPYCYIMNMKGKIIKTYTNTIDKDKDKDYDSPYFLYACISPNFKYVYCIAEDYNLYCFDYNTSKLLNQMKIHDKDILGIIHHNNQNIMASWSLDGKLNIIQ
- a CDS encoding ATP synthase subunit gamma, mitochondrial; this encodes MLKPNFSSFMTRCSMLSWNTVEKKKFASDNLRSLSLRIKSVKSIQKITKAMKMVAASKFKGDQRRLEKCSNFSTPLVDVFNRLNKLDIHKKNEELAIIAISSDKGLCGSVNSSVSRLCKKLLENEQVNNELVDNITPNKIYLYGIGEKIRSALSRLHKDKFQVIYNEYNKIPINFLTCSYIAERIMNNNHSNIIIIYNHFKSAISFDTQILSVFSQKQLNKINKKELTHFEFEPEMDYIFKDIYQFYFTSILYNSIIQNLASEQSARMTAMDNASSSATDMLNALSLRYNRARQSKITLELIEIISGANAL
- a CDS encoding AP-1 complex subunit mu-1; this translates as MACISAIFIIDLKGKVIINRNYRGEVNVNLTEVFYNCVIDQEDNLIKPIFHVNGLTYCWVAHNNIYFLAVTRKNSNATLIIAFLYKLIQVLKDYFKVLEEESIKDNFVITYELLDEMIDNGFPQLSEVKILREYIKNKAHQLTVNNFKIPSALTNSVSWRSEGIKYKKNEIFLDVVESLNIIISSNGTVLRSEILGCLKMKSYLSGMPELKLGLNDKLLFNKNLNNYPNSSNNNLNNKTKLVELEDIKFHQCVRLSKFENDRTISFIPPDGIFNLMTYRLSTHVKPLFWLDINITKKSLTKIEYNVKAKSQFKNKSIANNVEFHLPVPADVDSPHFQTYIGTVKYYPDKDILIWKIKQFQGQKEYIMNAQFGLPSIVSNENKDLYYKRPVNVKFEIPYFTVSGITVRYLKIIEKSGYQALPWVRYITQNGDYQVRMS